From Prosthecobacter fusiformis, one genomic window encodes:
- a CDS encoding transposase has protein sequence MPKYQKEEEAGLRPGRPLSDLKLVIAGVLHVLKEGGSWRALDVPGVAWETVYGHFRRWAKAGLWDQAMQQMKWHAGKNLGMIDSTHIKVHRDGANPAGGQEQQAMSRTKGGLNTKLHAAVDGRCQPQ, from the coding sequence ATTCCTAAATACCAGAAGGAAGAGGAGGCTGGGCTCCGACCAGGTCGGCCTCTCAGTGATTTGAAGCTGGTCATCGCAGGTGTTCTGCACGTGCTCAAAGAAGGCGGCTCCTGGCGTGCTTTGGACGTCCCTGGCGTTGCCTGGGAAACTGTTTACGGCCACTTCCGCCGCTGGGCCAAGGCCGGTCTCTGGGATCAGGCCATGCAGCAGATGAAATGGCATGCAGGCAAGAACCTCGGCATGATTGACTCCACCCACATCAAGGTCCACCGGGACGGGGCCAACCCCGCCGGAGGCCAGGAACAACAGGCCATGAGCCGCACCAAGGGCGGACTCAACACGAAGCTGCATGCTGCGGTGGACGGGCGCTGCCAGCCACAA
- a CDS encoding addiction module protein → MKIIDFSCRRDRSAVVERIKKEIRNLEPTDIEALLRDLQNEYVMHSPDDDEISVEAEWGAEIDRRVQEIEEGTVGRISGKDLRRSTEALFCRTWPAKLNIL, encoded by the coding sequence GTGAAAATCATAGATTTCTCTTGTCGTCGCGATAGGAGTGCTGTCGTTGAACGCATCAAAAAAGAGATCCGAAATCTGGAACCAACAGACATCGAAGCACTACTTCGTGACCTTCAGAATGAGTATGTAATGCATTCTCCTGATGACGACGAGATTTCCGTAGAGGCAGAATGGGGGGCTGAGATTGACCGCCGGGTGCAGGAGATTGAGGAAGGAACGGTAGGGAGGATTTCCGGCAAAGACCTGCGCCGCAGCACCGAGGCGCTTTTTTGCCGAACTTGGCCTGCGAAGCTAAATATCCTTTGA
- a CDS encoding ABC transporter ATP-binding protein, protein MPNFILAATDLHRSYALAESAVPALRGVSLQLEAGAFVAVMGPSGCGKSTLLQLCGAMDKADSGSLKLDGREVTSMTDTDLTRLRRERIGFVFQFFNLLPTLSVLENIAMPLLLARVNEKTAFEKARVLAKRVGIDHRLGHFPNQISGGEAQRAALARAVIHEPALLIADEPTGSLDSTNGQRVLELFQELNRDLGVAILMATHDAQVAAVAKQAVRMKDGRVVE, encoded by the coding sequence ATGCCAAATTTCATCCTTGCCGCCACGGATCTTCATCGCAGTTACGCCTTGGCTGAGTCCGCTGTTCCAGCCTTGCGCGGGGTTTCGCTGCAATTGGAGGCGGGAGCCTTTGTGGCTGTGATGGGGCCATCTGGGTGTGGAAAATCCACGCTGTTGCAGCTTTGCGGTGCCATGGATAAGGCGGATTCAGGATCGCTGAAACTGGACGGACGGGAAGTCACCTCCATGACGGATACGGACCTGACTCGACTGCGCAGAGAACGAATCGGGTTTGTGTTCCAATTCTTCAATCTGTTGCCGACGTTGAGTGTGCTGGAAAACATCGCCATGCCGCTTTTACTGGCGAGGGTGAATGAGAAGACCGCTTTTGAGAAGGCCCGGGTTTTGGCAAAAAGGGTGGGCATTGATCATCGGTTGGGACACTTTCCCAATCAGATTTCCGGCGGGGAAGCACAACGTGCAGCTCTGGCCCGTGCGGTGATTCACGAGCCGGCATTGCTGATTGCGGATGAGCCAACGGGCAGCCTCGATAGCACCAATGGACAACGTGTTTTGGAACTGTTCCAAGAACTGAACCGCGATCTAGGAGTTGCGATTCTGATGGCGACACATGACGCCCAGGTCGCTGCCGTAGCTAAACAGGCTGTTCGAATGAAGGACGGGAGGGTGGTGGAATAA